The following proteins are encoded in a genomic region of Deltaproteobacteria bacterium:
- a CDS encoding YebC/PmpR family DNA-binding transcriptional regulator: MSGHSKWATIKRKKGATDAKRGKLFSKLVKEITIAARMGGGDPGANPRLRTAVDAARAASMPSDNVARAIKKGTGELEGAMIEEITYEGYGPGGVAMLIESTTDNKNRTVAEIRHILGRHGGHLGETGSVGWVFQKKGLIVVDKTAASEEKLIEIALEAGAEDIQDQDSEFHITTAPHDLENVKKVLATAKINLINAEISMVPQNYMKLNEAESERMLKLMEALEDHDDVNKVYANFDIPDEILNKLSNA, encoded by the coding sequence ATGTCTGGTCATTCTAAATGGGCAACCATTAAGCGTAAAAAAGGTGCCACCGACGCAAAACGTGGCAAACTTTTTTCAAAACTCGTCAAAGAAATTACCATTGCTGCGCGCATGGGTGGGGGTGACCCTGGCGCAAACCCGCGCTTACGCACCGCCGTTGATGCAGCCCGGGCGGCCAGTATGCCCAGCGACAATGTGGCTCGCGCTATTAAAAAAGGCACCGGTGAACTTGAGGGTGCCATGATCGAAGAAATCACCTACGAAGGTTACGGCCCCGGCGGTGTGGCCATGCTCATCGAAAGTACCACCGATAATAAAAATCGCACCGTAGCTGAAATTCGACATATCTTAGGAAGACATGGGGGCCATTTAGGTGAAACGGGTTCGGTAGGCTGGGTCTTTCAAAAAAAGGGATTGATTGTGGTAGATAAAACCGCCGCCTCTGAAGAAAAACTCATTGAGATCGCTTTGGAAGCTGGCGCCGAAGATATCCAAGACCAAGACAGCGAATTTCACATTACAACTGCACCCCATGATTTAGAAAACGTCAAAAAAGTTTTAGCGACCGCTAAGATTAATTTGATCAACGCTGAAATTAGTATGGTACCACAAAATTACATGAAATTAAATGAGGCTGAATCCGAACGCATGCTCAAACTCATGGAAGCCCTAGAAGACCACGACGACGTCAACAAAGTTTACGCCAATTTTGATATCCCCGATGAAATTTTAAACAAACTGTCTAACGCTTAA
- a CDS encoding type II toxin-antitoxin system PemK/MazF family toxin, with amino-acid sequence MRRGEIWEADIGGRAGKRPILILTRSGVIPYLSKIVVAEITRQGKGYPTQIPIGVSGNLPKSSFVSAESLHSLPKERLLRCMGELPSEKLRQVSQAIIFALDLSN; translated from the coding sequence ATGAGGCGCGGAGAAATTTGGGAAGCCGACATTGGAGGTCGAGCTGGTAAAAGGCCTATCCTAATACTCACCCGCTCTGGGGTCATCCCTTATCTTTCAAAAATTGTGGTGGCTGAAATTACCCGTCAGGGCAAGGGTTACCCTACACAAATCCCCATCGGGGTAAGTGGAAATCTTCCCAAATCCTCTTTCGTTTCTGCAGAAAGTTTACATTCTTTGCCGAAAGAAAGACTCCTCCGCTGTATGGGAGAACTCCCTTCAGAAAAACTCCGCCAAGTAAGCCAGGCCATCATTTTTGCTCTGGATTTATCAAACTAA